The following is a genomic window from Salvelinus sp. IW2-2015 unplaced genomic scaffold, ASM291031v2 Un_scaffold16299, whole genome shotgun sequence.
TGGTAAAAATGGAATAGAAATCAttcttacaaattaataaaaaatctcaTGCAGCATCTTCAGAAAGGGCCTGAGGGTATATCTTTGTAAgaggaaagaaaacaaatgaaTATTTTAGTTATATaaatcaaacacatcaaaatacaacCAAATCCAGTTTCTTACTCTAGATAACCAAAACCAGTTCATCTTCTTTGTCCACACCATTTTCAGAGAAGTGATTAAAACACAAACACTCTGGCAGCTACATACAGCTAGTTGATTGATTGTATTTGCCAAACAACGTCTAAATCTGAAGGCGGCAATTTCTTCACTGCATGTAAACACGGGAAACTGTGGTTTCTCACGGCCTTTATTTAGGACACTGTCCTCTTGGAGCCTGTCCTAGTCTTTGATTGAGACATCCGGTTAAATTAGTAAAGAAAGTAGAAGGTTGGAGAGAAGTGCTATATGTGTAATATGTGTAGCTTTGAAGCATAACTCAGAGAGGGTTCTGAGTCATTGCAAACGGTCTGTGCTGTTGATCTTAGTGCTTTATGGAGGGTATTCTTATAGTGGAAGTGAGAATGTTGGAATGCATAGAACCAAGGCTTGGCACCACTTAAAAGAGCACACCACAAAATAGCCATAGAATGACGCTTGCTTGTGGCATCTCATCTATGCCCTTTTGTTTGTGTCAGTAGAACCCAGTAGAGGCCCGTCTAGGGATAAAATAGGAGCACTGACGAGCACCTCTGGGCCTGggaataatactcagcatgcttcCACATGGCTCTGGGGGTACAGTGAGGGTGACAGAGGTCTGTCAGGTTGACTCTGGACACCCCTAGCACAGAGCACTGGAGAGAGCCAACTGTCACAACCATGAATCATGGCGTACACACAGCCTGTTGGGAGCAGGCCCTGTATGGTGACCCCTCTGATTGATGTGTTCTGCCGTTGCCACATCTCCAATTAAATAAACAAGGGCAAACACAGCTCCGCCCCACATACCACATactttcctctccccttctctacaCCTCCACCATCACCCATCTCAGCACCTCCACTGGGACCCCTTGTGATCAAGGCAACTGGAGGGAAGAAACATTTACTCAACCCTGCTAGCTTTCAGCTGGCAGTGGCTGAGTGATAACAGTAAATTGAGTCTTTGACAAGATAACACAGACCTGTTTTAAAAGGTAGACTACTGAACCAGAAAGATAACATAAGGCGCAAGAGGCTGGATTAACATGGGCAAAATGCTGACTGAGGTTGGTTTGAAACATGAGAAAAGGCAAAGTTTGGGAACGCAATAACATTAGCTTATtgctcttcttttttttcttttttttacctagAAATTATATTTTACACACAGCATAATCATATAAATACACTATACAATGcaatataaaataattatttCTTAAAAGGAATATGTTCAGGGTTTGTTTAGGTATGCTGGTTATGATACTAGCACCATACAAAAAATAATGACTCAAAATAAGTCGAGTgaaaaaggcacttccgggtctCGTTGAATGACTCGTGGGTAAATGATGGCCTCTCTCTCATCATGCTGGAACACAGAAACTGGTGTGTCTGTGCACACACTTATCTCCCATTCCAACATGAACATGTCCAGAACGAGGCACTGCAGATAAGTCGGTTCAGATCTCCTGTCTCCATGCAAAGACACCCAACTCGTTTGTCTCATCTTTTATCTTTTTAGTTTTTCTTGTCACTTCATTCCAGCAATAACTATGAACTGACTGCTACATTTCATAATTCTTCCTTTCTCACTTCCTTgattctccatctcttcttttgCTCATTGTCAGACTTCCACTTCTCGCAGCACCTCTTGAGTGTTGGGCGGTGATGCCACACTGATGTCGAAGCAGGTCACCATCATGACACGTGACTTGCATAGGTTGACACAGAACTCCAGCTCCTCTGTGACCTGACCCAGGGCCTGCAGGTACTCCTGGGACTCCTTGTCCAAATCCTGGTCCACCTCAACTGgatgagaagagacaggagagcagaggagtAAAGTCCTGGTCACACACAATCAACTGAAAACTGGAAGACTGTCCACAGAATCAAGTTAACTTTCAATAGGAAGATAACTTTCTATTTTTGTAGGGAACATtaataataaaaatgtgtacATCTCCATATGCCCCAATCCTGGTAGAATAATGTAGCAGACACTCACACTCTCCTATCCACTTGCAAGGGTCCATCATCAGCCGGGTCTTGGTGTCCTCTAGCTCTTCCTTAAGTGCCTCATGTTTGACCTTCAGCTCCCTGATCTGCTGCTGCCGCCGCTCCAGAACCTTCAGCTTACTGTTGAAGTACAGcaggccctgagagagagagagagagagagagagagagagagagagagagagagagagagagagagagagagagagagagagagagagagagagagagagagagagagagagagagagagagagagagagagagagagagagagagatgagtgactAAGGAACtgtttgaaataaataataataatagtaattcaCTAGCATTTTTGTTGCTGCTGAAGAATTGCAGGATATACAGACACAGTCGTGTGTATTAACATTTCCTGTCACAATAGAACAAACCTAATTTGAGATATGTGCATGCAACTCGAACAATCCAATTACTTCCTGTTCTTCCCCTCTTAACCCTTACTCCAAACTATTCCCCAACTCCCATTAAAGAATAATCAAGCCTCAGCCATCCAGCAAAATCAACATACCTTCTCAACATCCTGGAATGGATGCTAAagatgagaaaagagaggaaaataaaatacataatgtaaaaaatatgtttgtACTCTAGACAGAGTAATGATCTCATGATCTCTCAAAcaaatacaacacacaaacatgcatgaaTATACAGAGTACTAAACCCTGTATATTGTATGTACACAGAAAAAGCCATGTGCACACAAATAGACATCTGAGAATACAAGCACGGAAACCAGCCATGATGCACACATTGCATGGTATTCCAAAACTGGCCTGGGAACAGTGGGGGATGTGCGAGGCAAAGCACTTCATTACCAGCCATTCAGCCAGTGATGGTTGGGAAAGACAAATTGAAGATCATCTTTTCCTAATTGAAACTAAATCAAACCACCATCCAGCTGATTTAAAATCTTCTCTTAACAAATTCCTGTCTGGCTGCCTCTAACTTGTGGGAGCAGTTAATGACCCGTGGCAAGTGGAGCCAGCCATAAAGAGCCATCAGGCAGCCAGGGATGGGCCATGGTGATGGCTGATAGGGTGTGGGATGTAGAGGGGGGATGCACATTCATCACACATTCCTGGACTGCTctttccaccaccaccactccttCCCCCTCTGTCAATCAGCACCAGCAGTGAGCCCCAGCGATCAGTCATATCTAAAGCAATTAACGCCAGACAATAATTGCCTCCTGATCTCTTCACATTCCTggtcacacagacacataaagacTTTGGGATTCGCCATTGGCCAGACTAAAGATCAAACATCTCAGATGCATATTTTCACCTTGTTCTTTAATAAGAACCTGAGAAAGAGTGAGCTAAGACCTTCCCACGATGTCATGCCTATAGGCCCGACTCCACCAGGGGGCAAAGGGAGGCTTAACACTCTCAGTTAAAACTTGTGCCCCCTCAGTTTTAGTTGTATGTCCCGATATGAAAATATAAACAATTATTGAGTGACAGGTTGATGCAAAATCTGTATCTCCGCTGCGCTGTGTCAGCACAGTGGACAGAGTGTGCCGCGGTGTGTGCaggggggctatggaaagccactggggcaGTTAGGTATGACTCCTTTGGGTATCCATGGAAAACACTTTTCATCTGTGGTAGGCTAAGCGAATAACGTAATACGCCTCTAcctgtaatatttgattttgatttatacGGGCGCGGTCAAGTTTACTGTTGAAGCTGCTTCACTCAACTCTGCCTCACGCCCCACCACTACAGAGTTTAgttagcttcttagctagctGTTAAAAACATTAGTGCTATTAACCttagcctatttagctagctcaCTGCCACGATGGATATCAGAAATTGCCTTCGCCAACGTACCCACACAAAGCCAAAGTGTAAAATAATGTTCTTGGATGCTGTCagtggtgaaatgtcagaacgatTCAGAGAACGCAACAGCCAATTGGTGGAGGCCATTTGTGCCCTTGACTTTCTAGATTGAAAAAGTTGAAACTACTGCTAGATCTAAGTaaaaccaggctgtatcacaaccggccgtgattgggagccccatagggtggtgcacaattggcacagcgtcgtccgggtttggccggtgtaggccatcattgtaaataagaatttgttcttaactgacttgcctagttaaataaaggttaaataaaaatgtaaaaaacaataataaaaaaattaagattTGGTGGAAGCTGAGTTTAGTGTCGCTCGCCAGTTTTTGCAGACTGAAATTGCCCGCTCTGGCTACATTGAGGACGATATGGACCCCACTTGATATCCTGCAACGATTCTCTGGGCCTCTCTCCGCTATGCCGACCGTGCTTACTGGACTGACACATGGATTGACCTTTGGGGCGTCCACAGCTACATGCGAGAACTcattttccactttgacaaacgTGTTCAGTCAGCACAGAAGAAGCATGCTACAGTACACCTGAGGAAAGCTCAACTAATCCAACTGGAATTTGAGGGGGATCTTACATGAAGATTTCGGGGAGAATGGTATGATCGATTACTCAGGAAGTTCCACAGAGAATCAGCTGCAAACTCTTCTGAAAAGGTAAGAACAATCTAGCtggttgttttttaaaatcaaaatctTGGTGGTGTTGCCAGTGGTGTCATTTCAGCAAAAACCTAGGGTATGGAATGGCAAAATGACTTCCTTAGACACCAGTCTAGGTTTTCAAAAGCCTCGCTTTAGCGTGTagggtgctgtccatggtgctgatagagTGCAACAATTTGTCACTTCTTGGTCAAAAGCACTCTATGGTCTCGGTATTTTAACTTTTATGTTGATTATGGTATTGCGTGACATAAGCAGACTTTAATATAATTCAAATGCAAGAACCCCAAATAATTGTGCCCCCTCACCGATTTCCACTGcccccttagtcactttatcctggcgcTGGGTCTGCATGCCTGACTTCAACGTAGCACATTCAGAATATTGAGATCAATGTGACACGTGCAGACTATTGCTGAGCTTGACATTGCTaagcagtatgtactgtatgtattgatgAACTTAAACCTAATGACTCTAAAATAAGTGGAGTAACAGTATGGGGAGCTTGTATTACAGACAGTAAGCATGACCCTTCACTCACCTCAACCAAGTCCTCCTGTCGTCGCCTCTGGAGCCGTTCCACATCGTCGATCTCGTACACCTTGATCTCGAAGGGTTCCTTCAGTGGTCCTGACATGGGCGGCAGGTCCACCCACTGGCCAGCTGTGCCAGCCTTCTTCCCCAGTGACGAGGTGTCTGGGAGGGGGGCCGGGATGAGCCGCCTCCGCTGTAGCcctggagagacacagacagacaggcacctcAATTACTGCTGGAAATATACAATGGTAATATCTGCCAGGGCCGAGCTGTACAGCTCTATCTATTAGTAAATATGTATGAGACTGAGATGTAAAGAGGGTGAGACTGAGATGTAAAGAGATAGCCAGCTTTACACAGGCCTCCTGAGCGTGCTGTTGATTGCATATGTATAAGGCTTTCACCACTGTCTATTTTAAATCCCTACCAAACAATATGAATTTAAAAGATTGACTGCATAAATCTAAGACAGCTGGAACAAGTGGAAGTGTCTGCTGCTGTTCAACTGAGTTCAAAGACATCTAATTTCTGCTGCATCAGAAAGGTGACAAAACCAACTATAAGaatcacattttaaaaagttagATTGATGAGGTACAACATTTCCTGGGGGAGTTGGGGAAAGCGACAGTTTGTCCTTGATGTTGTTTGGATATTCTGTGCTATACTTCTCTGGCATACTGCTTCATTCAGGAGATCTGTAGAAATGTATTTCTTATTTCAGATGGGAACATGACACACATAAAGTCAACAGCAGTGAACCTTGACCCTTAACAACCCTTAACAAGAGATTGTCTAAGCTGATCTGCACAGCAATCGGGGGTATTTATAGACATGCTGTGTAACATTTAGACAATAGGCTTTATTGAGGAGTGGTTAGGGCTTATGACCTCCATGAACAACCTCCTCCATTATTTAACAAGTGGACTGTTTGACATCACACAGTTGCTTGTAAATAACAACAAAGACTgggcttaacctctcttgggtagggggctgtattttcacgtccggatgaaaagtgtgcccagagtaaactgcctgctactccggcccagatgctaggatatgcatattattagttgatttggatagaaaacactctgaagtttctaaaacggtttgaatgatatctgtgagtataacataactcatatggcaggcaaaaacctgagaagaaatccaaccgtctgctcctagtgatagcgtgtcatgaattttgattactgggctaaacgcactaacaaaaaggatgtatttggacataaatgatggacttcatcgaacaaaacaaacatttattatggaactgggattcctgggagtgcattctgatgaagatcatcaaaggtaagtgaatatttataatgctattctgacatctgttgactacacatggcggatatctgtttgggttgtgttggtctctgagctctgtactcagattattgcaaggtgtgctttttccgtaaagtttttttgaaatctgacacagcggttgcattaagaagaagtggatctaaaattccatgcataaaagttgtatcttttagcaatgtttattatgagtatttctgtaaattgatatggctctctgcaaaatcatcggatgttttggaactactgaacataacgcgccaatgtaaactcagatttttggatataaatatgaactttaccaaacaaaacatacatgtattgtgtaacatgaagtcctatgagtgtcatctgatgaagatcatcaaaggttagtgattaattgtatctctatttctgctttttgtgactcctctttggctggaaaaatggctgtgtttttctgtgacttggctctgacctaacataatcgtttggtgtgcttttttttgcctttttgaaatcggacactgtgactggatttacaacaagtgtatctttaaaatggtgtaaaatacttgtatgtttgaggaattttaattatgggatttctgttgttttgaatttggcgccctgcagtttcactggctgttgaagaggtgagaCACTactgtcccacataccctagagaggttaaacaagACAACTTGTAAAAGGACCTGAGTAATGCTTGGGATTTTATGGAACTTTCACATTTTTGAATGCCTCAATCCATTCCCAGACTAAACCTACAGTATGCTGTTGTTCAGGATATTATCAGATAGATAATGCATAATGATGTATACAGGTTCAGAGCTATTACCATTGCGTTTCTTGGGGGATTTGGATGTCCTGGGGCGGCCTGAGGAGGACATTCCACTCTCACTCATTGAGTCGTGTGCAGAGGAGGCGCTGCCTGTGGCCTCGCTGTCCCGGATCATGCTCTCATAACCACTGCTGCCCCCGCTGTGGTAGaagagggctgtgcggcccataGCTGGGGGCAGCTCTCCACTCAGAACACTGCTATTGTCACTGCCATGGCCACTGCTGTAGCGCTGCGGCCTTCTGGGGGCTGTGATCTTACTGTAGGGGGAGGGCAGCATGGCCACGGGGGACTTGTCATCACTCAGGTTCACCCCACTGTCATTACCACTGTCAGAGTCCCCTGAGCCCCTCAGGTGTTTGCCTGATGTGCTGCCTGATGCCAGCTCACTGACCCGGCTGTTGGCTGCCCGCATAGCATGCTTGGTGCCCATGATGGTCCCCCGGCCAGGCTTGCTGCTGACGGCTGCCGTGGCTCGCGGGGCGGAGGTCTTGCCAGTCGGGGGAAGGTTGGCATTGGGGTTCCTGGTTGCTGGAGCTGCCAGGGACTTTGTGGAGGAGCTCAGGCCCTTAGAGTTGCTCGCTGACAACGAACGGTCCTTACTTCCATTGACCGCTCCTAGTGCCCTGGGGTTAACACTACCTTTGACCTGCCCAGGTTTACCTAGAGCACCTGTAGCACAACAGGGGGAGGTTGGGGATGTAGCAATGGGAGAGCTGGTTGAGTTTGGTACACCGAATCTGGGAATGGATCTGCTGGACTTGCTGCAGCCCAGGCTGGCTCCACTGTTTTCTCGACTGAGAGTGGGCTTGGAGCCCACCATGGACATGCTGTCACTCCTTTCCAGAGGCATCTGACTGCCGTAATGCTGCCGACTAGCATCTCCTCTGGCCCTCAGACTGGATGTGGCTTTGGCCGGGGTGTAGTCACCTCTGAGGCTGGAGGTTTTGAGACTGTTGGAGTCTACTCTGCAGTGGATCTCTAGCtcatcctctgacaccgccccCCTGGTAATTTTGGGCCTCCCTGCTTCACCGTACACAGACTTTAAGGCACTTTGGGGCAGCAGAGGCCTGTTCTTCTGATCCAGACTGGACTTACGcactggaggtggaggaggtgaggtACCACCAGGTTTGGGGAGCATGCTGGCTTGCTGCCCATTTGCCTTTCCATTCTTCCCCAGAGAGGAGAACTTGAGAATGTTGGTTGTAGTGGTGATGTTCTGGGTTGTGGCCTTGGTCTCTGGGGAGACGTGGATGACAGGCACAGTGCCCAGGGTGGTGGCCCCTCGTCTGAGCTGAGGCATCTTGCTGGGGGGCTCCGCTTTCTTACTGGTGGACTTCTCACAGCCGTCCACCACCCTCTGAGCTGAGGTAGAACCCTGCACCTTGGGTGGGCGAGATACACCATTGCTGTTGACAACACCAGCTTTGCGGCAGGGAATGCCACTTACTGGGGTTCTGGGGAGCTTGCTGGGGGCGCTGGAGTCTGGAAGCTGAGGTTCAGAGTGGTTGACAATGCGCTGCCAGGGGTCCTCCTGCTTGacttcctgtctctgtggttcacgactgctgctgctactataggctattgatgaggTAGGTTTCACTTTCCTGGGAAGACTGGAGTGGACTATGTAAGGGCCCTGGGAGGGTTGTGAGGAGGAGCTGAGAGAGTTAACTTTAGCTGATTTGGATGGGAATCTGAGGGATCCTTTGGTTGACTCGGGAGACAGAGGGCACTTTGTCAGGGACAGTTTGCTAGGTGCTGTGCTGTCACTGTCCAGTTCAGAAAAGCTAAAGCCACTGTCGTTCAGGGAGTTCTTGGCATCCCTTCGGGATGATTCACAGTGGAACATACCCATGGAATCCAGGTAGAAGGTGCCGTCTGGGCCGATGTGCTTAGTCTGTGGGAGGAAAACGTCTGCAGAGTGTACCCTTTCACTCTCCAGAGTACAGACGCTGACCTCGCTGAGCCAGGAGCTGATGGACGAGCCCCTgctgcccacacacacaaatgagtCATCCTGTAAGGGGGTGAGCACCTCGATGTTGACCTCTGCACCCCTCACAGCAGATGTGTAGGCGTCAAACTCATCGTTGATGCTGCTGATGATGCTGACGGGCCGGGAGCCGGAGGCAAGGGCCTGCAGGGAGCAGTCGCTGTTGAAGCTGATGATGCTGGAGGGCCGCCCGCTGTCTATGATGCTGCCGATGGAAACCTCCTCCACCACAGTGAACACCAGCTCATCCTCTCCGTTCAACTCCACAGGCTGCTGCAGGGTGACCGTAGCCCGGAGGTTGTCCCTGTCCATGTACCTCTCTCTCAGGGTGGAGCGTAGCTGGCACACCTCTACAGGTCCCCTGGTCTGGGTCCTATCAAGGAAGGGGTCCCCAGACTCCCCCTGTTTTCCAACCTGATGGCTCATTCCCACAGGGGGCATTCTGGTGGGGgacctctcctctgcttctccgTTGCCCCTGCTTGAGTCTCTCTGCTGTGGTGGAGGGGGAGCAGGCTTGGGTAAGGGCTTCTTGTTGAAGTAAACCTTCTCCCGTACTACTGGCTCAGAGGCTGGCACCGTGGCCACACCCTGTATGAATGGGCTTGCTCTGCTCTCTGACATCACCTTCTCACCATCAGCACTTGTTCTACATATGCTCTGTGACACCCCTCTGGAATGTTCCAGTTTAGACTTAGAAGGGCTGATATGGGGGCTACTGGATGGAGGAATGGCTACAGATTTAGGAGCAAGTTTAGGTGATATGTTCTCCTGGGAGGAGGAGGCTTTAGTTACAGTCTTTGGGGAAACAGAGCCAGGGCATTCCTTTGCTTTGCTGTCCACCTTGGGGCTGGCCTGACTTCCCCTGCCCTCTCCAACAAACGCTGTAGGCTCCTCGCTGCCGTCGATACACTCCAGGCGCTCCTGCAGCTCAGCAAACGTGTTGCACTTGAAGAAGTGATCCCTGTCCAGGGGGCCCTCCTTCCCAGACCGCTTCCTGTTCAGGGAGGGGATGATGGGAACGAAGGTGGGGGGGCCCTCGTTGTCACTTAGCTCCCGGTCTGAGATGGCGGCGCCCCCCGGCCCCACATAGATGACGGTGTCACAGGACTGTTCGCTGCTGGAGGAGTAGTCTGGGTCGCTGAGCAGGGAGGGCAGGTCTGGGTCCAGGGCCACCGTCCGGGGGTGGAAGGGTCTGAGGTGAGGTGGCCGACGGATCCTCCCCTCCTCACAGGAGCTCTCCCCTCCAGAAGAACTGGATGCATACTGCAACACAGAAACATACAGAGACTTACAAAACAGTGTATATAGGAAATGTGCTTAGCACATGAATGTGCTACATACTTAGACTTTCTGCATAATTCACATGTTCAAGACATAACATTTTTACTTTAGACTTATTGAAAAAGTCTATATAATTTTCTCCACCATTTTCCCATTTCCTGCTGTAGATTTACAGTTAATTCAATCGCATAATGAATTCACGGTGGAATACATCGTAAGGCAAATATAAATTACATTAAAATCGTCAGTCAATACATTTAAAGGTTACAGGTTGAACATCAATAGGCACACTGAAATGAATGTCAATAATATGAATCAGTGTCCGTAGAATGCATTATAATTACGCCGAAGACAGATGCTAAATAAATACATGCTGTCATTACACCTAATTATCTGGAGTATATATTTCCCGAATCCGAGGGCATGCATTACACACATCCTTAGGCATTAGGGTTGCGATCAATTctaattgaaggcagtcaattcaggaagtgatttgaatttaaaatCCCACATTCTTCTAACTTTTGACATAAATAGCTTCTCCTTTTCAGTTAATTGAGAAGTCAGTAAAAATGTATGCTGATTTGTTCAATCAttaaattggaatttcagtttacttcctggaTTGACTGCCTAAATTgaaattgagcccaaccctgttaGGCAGCCCTATTGATTACATGATTATGTGTTGAGCAGGCAAGAAAAACTAACTCTGAATTATGGAATTAATAATCTTGCATTAAGAGAGGCCCTGATTAATTTCATACCATGGCCTCCAATTTACAGTAAAGTGGGAATAGCTTTTTCAAGATCTCAGTTACGAATAGGCTACTACATGAAATGGTGAACAGTGCAACTTCTGCTAATAAAGCCACTGTAATACACTCTAGAGATCACTAAATACTTATTATAACTGTGAAAATCTATGGCTTTCCCTCATCAAAACAGTTCCCTGTACATCGAAATATGCTACTGTTCAAATGGAAAATACCCATGTCTATTAATCAATGTAAACAATGTATGATACTGAAAGCTCTGCAAGTCCAGACACAAACCTTGGACTTCTTCTTCCTCATGCGGTGGATGCGTGAGGCCAGCTGGATGGTGGTGAGGGAGTCAGTGTAGTTGGCAGGGGAGTCAGAGATGTGGGCGATCATTGTAGTTCTGCAGTTAATGTTCCCCAGCGACTCTCTCAGCAGCATCGTCAGTTTGCTGTCCCTAGAAATGATACGTTCACACATCACTGCTCAGGAAATGGCAGGATGTTTCAGTCCCTTATATCAGTGTCGGTTTACATTCAACCACGGTTCTCTACGCCTTATATTAGTCTGGGTTGCCAGAGATTTTTTGAATATCACATTTGGAAGAACTGGTTCTTCGACTGTTATGTCGGGTTCTAAGCTGAACGCTCCTTTTATAGTATATTTCCTCCCGTTTTCGCTCGCTCTCCCCATTTCACACTTTGTCTGCACTGCATTCCCCAAATGAAACGTTCTAGCTCTTCACCTCATTTCTGATTCCATAGTGTAGCAAACTACATAGCTAACACTGAGATATTTCTTTAAGTCTATAGCACGCTAGATAAACACAGCCTTGATAGTCAAGTTAAATGTACTTGCATAAACTTGTCTCGAACATTTTCATTACATGACTCGACTCCTTTGCATATTACATATTCAAGGTATAGATAGAAAGTTCAGTACTAGTTCCCCTACCTGTAAGGTACGTGCTTGGCTCCATTGGCTAAAGCCATGATAACGTTTCCCAGTgcagtgagagacagacacaggcctCCCCCTCCGTCTCGGCTCTTACTGAGGACCTTCTCACAGCTCCCCAAGTCTATGAGGTGCAGCCTGCTCCGTCCGCCCGACACTGTAGATGACACAGGAGGAAGAACCAGGTGAAGTTATATCTCAgcacagacacagtcagacacTCCCTCTGCAGGGTTCCCACATGCTGCTGCTGCGCCTTACAGTCAGGAGTGGCAcagtccagaccagaccagacatggCAGTCTGATTTATTCATGAGTAAGCCTCTCGGTCTGAAGTGATTCAAATCTGGGCTGAGATTGTCTCAGTTTAACAGACAGGTAATAACGTTCCAGACACATAAAAGTATCTTGTTGTCACATATATACAAAACAAAGGAGGACAATCACTGTATTTGGTACCTAAATAGTCATTGGAGATGATGACTAGTTTGGGGGGCTGTGCTatgaaagtaaaagtatacattGATTCAGTTTAGACGGAAGGGGAGCAGAATTTCTCAAAATGTTTTTCAGCAGAGGGGCAGCACATTGTAATGTAGGTCActgatattttatttcagattaaaatctaatcaaatcaaatataacaagtgtagacttaactgtgaaatgcttgcttacaagcctttacacaagaatgaagctatatacagggagtaccagtaccagatcaatgtgcagggatatgaggtatttgaggtagatatgcacatgaaggcagggtaaagtgactaggcatcaggatagataataataataagagtaaaataaagaacagagtagcaacagcatatgatgagtgtaaaagtgtgtgtgtgtgtgtgtgtgtgtgtgtgtgtgtgtgtgtgtgtgtgtgtgtgtgtgtgtgtgtgtgtgtgtgtgtgtgtgtgtgtgtgtgtgtgtgtgtgtgtgtgtgtgtgtgtgttgtgtgtgtgtgttgtgtgtgtgtgtgtgtgtgtgtgtgtgtgtgtgtgtggtgtgtggtgtgtgtgtgtggtgtgtgtggcagtagcctagtggttggaacgttggactagtaaccgaaaggttgcaagatcggatccccgagctgacaatgtaaaaatctg
Proteins encoded in this region:
- the LOC112080381 gene encoding kinesin-like protein KIF26A isoform X2 — encoded protein: MALPNSSGSSGADKPNPSLIDLGTFFVDSDIIFGFTSHLLRRKAKVEGCPSGESPFPLDLNTRKILHLSEYARCNSRPPPEGAGSVTVSESERRDGKGSFCQQCQINVTELKRQALALADPSSLKDPGYAAFLFDQLQVPGSHEGCCQVCSTPLHQLRQEALQTVGAPPAALTLSHAMPALPSTTLSGQPHKLTLSSSSAHVRQPSKAHAQAHTILPLRESWHRGQGCPQGSSVSAGPKTSVQVTMGGGQLTGTLGSVTIQAQQYLEGMWSISRVNNFLPQPSPAQGLMGDVERDVPAPASEAPVPSSNCSLTPSRQRSAVQLGQCDVTPPAPGHTSTPTSTQSASAAASFFIRAAQKLNLSSKRKKHQPPSLLHPGAQEPSIYPTNFSGILQLSPPPAPPCLLRAVSKVKENPGMGKVKVMMRICPSLEAPDSSESMSFLKVDPRKKQLTLYDPSVNDHANSGHRRATVAIPKIFAFDAVFTQDASQAEVCSGTVSEVIQSVVNGADGCIFCFGHVKLGKTFTMIGKDGSTQNLGIVPCAISWLFKLINERKEKTGTRFSVRVSAVEICGKDEALKDLLSEVSTGSLQDGQSPGVYLREDPICGTQLQNQSELRAPTAEKAAFFLDAAIAARSTSRPDSDEEERRNSHMLFTLHIYQYRMEKSGKGGMSGGRSRLHLIDLGSCEKVLSKSRDGGGGLCLSLTALGNVIMALANGAKHVPYRDSKLTMLLRESLGNINCRTTMIAHISDSPANYTDSLTTIQLASRIHRMRKKKSKYASSSSGGESSCEEGRIRRPPHLRPFHPRTVALDPDLPSLLSDPDYSSSSEQSCDTVIYVGPGGAAISDRELSDNEGPPTFVPIIPSLNRKRSGKEGPLDRDHFFKCNTFAELQERLECIDGSEEPTAFVGEGRGSQASPKVDSKAKECPGSVSPKTVTKASSSQENISPKLAPKSVAIPPSSSPHISPSKSKLEHSRGVSQSICRTSADGEKVMSESRASPFIQGVATVPASEPVVREKVYFNKKPLPKPAPPPPQQRDSSRGNGEAEERSPTRMPPVGMSHQVGKQGESGDPFLDRTQTRGPVEVCQLRSTLRERYMDRDNLRATVTLQQPVELNGEDELVFTVVEEVSIGSIIDSGRPSSIISFNSDCSLQALASGSRPVSIISSINDEFDAYTSAVRGAEVNIEVLTPLQDDSFVCVGSRGSSISSWLSEVSVCTLESERVHSADVFLPQTKHIGPDGTFYLDSMGMFHCESSRRDAKNSLNDSGFSFSELDSDSTAPSKLSLTKCPLSPESTKGSLRFPSKSAKVNSLSSSSQPSQGPYIVHSSLPRKVKPTSSIAYSSSSSREPQRQEVKQEDPWQRIVNHSEPQLPDSSAPSKLPRTPVSGIPCRKAGVVNSNGVSRPPKVQGSTSAQRVVDGCEKSTSKKAEPPSKMPQLRRGATTLGTVPVIHVSPETKATTQNITTTTNILKFSSLGKNGKANGQQASMLPKPGGTSPPPPPVRKSSLDQKNRPLLPQSALKSVYGEAGRPKITRGAVSEDELEIHCRVDSNSLKTSSLRGDYTPAKATSSLRARGDASRQHYGSQMPLERSDSMSMVGSKPTLSRENSGASLGCSKSSRSIPRFGVPNSTSSPIATSPTSPCCATGALGKPGQVKGSVNPRALGAVNGSKDRSLSASNSKGLSSSTKSLAAPATRNPNANLPPTGKTSAPRATAAVSSKPGRGTIMGTKHAMRAANSRVSELASGSTSGKHLRGSGDSDSGNDSGVNLSDDKSPVAMLPSPYSKITAPRRPQRYSSGHGSDNSSVLSGELPPAMGRTALFYHSGGSSGYESMIRDSEATGSASSAHDSMSESGMSSSGRPRTSKSPKKRNGLQRRRLIPAPLPDTSSLGKKAGTAGQWVDLPPMSGPLKEPFEIKVYEIDDVERLQRRRQEDLVEGLLYFNSKLKVLERRQQQIRELKVKHEALKEELEDTKTRLMMDPCKWIGEFEVDQDLDKESQEYLQALGQVTEELEFCVNLCKSRVMMVTCFDISVASPPNTQEVLREVEV